A window of Maioricimonas rarisocia genomic DNA:
TCTCCAGCTCCTCAGGGAGTCCGGAATCGTCGCCGACGATCAGCAGATGATTTTGCACAGTCACTCAATCCCACGTTGCCGGTGTGCCGTCTCTTCCGGGGACCGCCGCTCCGTTGCAGCGGGCCGGCCCCCGGATCATTTCAGTCCCGTTGGGGCCGCGGGGTTGGCGGTGTGTTTCCGGGCTCGTCAGACAGCACATCCATCAGGGCCGCATCCTCGATGAGGCCCTCCGGCCACGCATTGAGTGGCTTGCCATTGACCCAGTACTCCACGTTGACGGCGTCCCCGCGAATGTGTTCCACCTCGTGAACGGACGTGTCCCTCTGCACGGCACTGAAGAACTGGAGAAATCGGTCGGCCCAGCGGCTGCCCCATTGGGCAACGATGTCCTTCGCAGGAATCCCATCCGGCCGACTCGGCGGTTCCGGATTGCCCGACCGAAGGACCGCGAAAATAGCGACCTCGTGATCCTCGGCGACGCGAACCGGGTCCGTTTCTCCCTCCGGGTCGTTTGTGCTGGATCGGCCGTCGTTTCGGCCCTCTACCTCGCTGTCGCCGGCCCTGACCGAGCGGACTGCGAGTGCTTCGGTGATTGCCGGAACCGACTCGGCCGGCACAGCCACGACACAGACCGTTGCCAGCCGTGTGACGAATTCCGTTGTCTGCGTTCGGGTGACCTGCTTGCGATCGATCGTCTCCCCGAGTTCGATCTCGGAGGCAGCCGATTCCTGTTCATTGACGACAGGCACCTCTATCTCACGCTCGGTACATCTCAGAACGATTGCCCGTTCCACGAGGACGTCGATGTCCGCCTGAGTAAACACGTCTTCACGATCCGCACGGGCGAACGTCGCCTCGCCATGACGCATTGGCCATTGAGCCTTCTCCTGCAGATGCACGGCATTGATCGGGCGTGCGGCGACCAGATCGATCCGGCTCCCTTCCTCGACGATGTCCAGTCCACGGACCTGCAGTGAATTGAGCAGAATCCCGGTCCAGCCGACTGGAATCCCCGCCGAGATTCCCGGACGTGTCGCCGGTGGAAACAGATCGGATTCACTGATCCAGCGGGACTCAGGCAGTCGCGTCTTCAGCACGCGCCCGAGAAGTTCGCGCAGATCGGTGACGGCCCCCTCCGGAACTTTACCGGGATCAAAGTAGTAGTAACGAATCTCTCCCGTGGATGGATCGACGAAGTCCTCGAGGGTCAGCGCCGCGTACGCCTCGATGTCGCGGACCAGGCCCGGAACCGCAATCCCTTCCTCCGTCGCCGCATCGCCATCCGCATTCTGCAGCTGCAGAAAAGCAGCCGGACGGACCGGCACACCGGAACCATGACTCTCTTGTGGACGGTGCGACTCGGGGCCCGCATCCGCCGACTTCTCGTCAAGAGGCGCCGGGATCGCCGGTTCTTCGGCCGCGCCAGTGCTTTGCGGCTGACTCGAACGGGCGATCACGAACAGTGTTCCTTCGCCATTCAGCGCCTGGGCCACGGCGACAGCGTCCGCTTCCGGAACGGCAACGGATGCCAGCAGCGCTCCGGATGCGGTTCCCTTCACCCGTCCCGGGGGGACCGTCAGTCCTGCCGGTCGCTGTGAGTTCGACCGCTTTCTGTCGACCGATTGGATCTTGACAAGAAGAGCTTCTTCGGTGACGGGGCGGATTCCACTGCGGAGGACCGACTGCCGCTCGGCTGCCTCGGGGGCAAGACGGCCGCCATACACCTGCGCCAGGTCGATTCTGCCCACCGACGGACGGAGTTCGCGGGGCAGCTCACTGTAGACGGCAAAGCGATCGCCGGGCCGAAGTTGCTCCAGCCCGCGAATCCGCTCGGCTTCCACCGCAATCACCATCGTGCCGGGAGGCGCGCCCCCCGTGACTCCCGGCCGCGAACCACGCGGCAGGAAGTCGCCTTCGGTCAGAACGTAACCCGCCTGCTTGTCGCGCCTGAGCACCCGACCGATGATCTTCGAGAGATCGCGAAGTGGTCCGTGGCCCACCTGGTTCTCGGCGAGCCACATCACCTTGAGCTGGCCGGTCGCAGGATCGATCAGGTCCGCGCGGGTCACCGCTTCGAACGCCGGGACGGGACGGGCGAGCGCAGGGAAAGCCACCTGACCTTCCCGCGACACCGTCGCCTCAGTCGCAAAGAATCCGGTCGCCCAGAGGGTTGCGACAGCCGCCACGCCGCTCAGCGCGATGAACACGAATGCGAGCGACCACAGGCCGCCACTCTGGCGATACGAGCGACTGTCCCTTCGACCTGCCATGGATCTTGCTTCCCGGCTGCGCCACCCGCTTTAGCGGTGAGAGCAGCATGTTTCGTGTCCGAAAAACGCACCCGCCCTGGTTCGAAACCCGTCCCGCCCCGCAATCGCCACACATCTGCACACCATGTGCAAGCTCACACCGGCTCTTCGTGCTCAAGGGACGCGCCCCGGACGGACAGGCCGTCAGACCGCCCGCGGAAACGGGATGCGATCGGTCGTGGGTACCAGGCGTCGAAGGTCGCAGCGCAGAGGAATCGCGCCTGCAGCACACCTGTTCATCCCCCCAGCGAACGCAGCGCAACAACCAGGTGTGGCAGCGCATCGGGGAAAACGATCTGTAT
This region includes:
- a CDS encoding CpaB family protein, giving the protein MAGRRDSRSYRQSGGLWSLAFVFIALSGVAAVATLWATGFFATEATVSREGQVAFPALARPVPAFEAVTRADLIDPATGQLKVMWLAENQVGHGPLRDLSKIIGRVLRRDKQAGYVLTEGDFLPRGSRPGVTGGAPPGTMVIAVEAERIRGLEQLRPGDRFAVYSELPRELRPSVGRIDLAQVYGGRLAPEAAERQSVLRSGIRPVTEEALLVKIQSVDRKRSNSQRPAGLTVPPGRVKGTASGALLASVAVPEADAVAVAQALNGEGTLFVIARSSQPQSTGAAEEPAIPAPLDEKSADAGPESHRPQESHGSGVPVRPAAFLQLQNADGDAATEEGIAVPGLVRDIEAYAALTLEDFVDPSTGEIRYYYFDPGKVPEGAVTDLRELLGRVLKTRLPESRWISESDLFPPATRPGISAGIPVGWTGILLNSLQVRGLDIVEEGSRIDLVAARPINAVHLQEKAQWPMRHGEATFARADREDVFTQADIDVLVERAIVLRCTEREIEVPVVNEQESAASEIELGETIDRKQVTRTQTTEFVTRLATVCVVAVPAESVPAITEALAVRSVRAGDSEVEGRNDGRSSTNDPEGETDPVRVAEDHEVAIFAVLRSGNPEPPSRPDGIPAKDIVAQWGSRWADRFLQFFSAVQRDTSVHEVEHIRGDAVNVEYWVNGKPLNAWPEGLIEDAALMDVLSDEPGNTPPTPRPQRD